One Euphorbia lathyris chromosome 1, ddEupLath1.1, whole genome shotgun sequence DNA segment encodes these proteins:
- the LOC136212919 gene encoding 2-oxoglutarate-Fe(II) type oxidoreductase hxnY-like: MALGAAKLPIIDLSSSCFSTANLIRQACVEYGFFYIVNHGVEEDLVARVFEQSKKFFSLPLDEKMKLLRKEQRGYTPLYAENLDPSSSSKGDSKDSFTIGPLDSVEKSSLNLWPAEEVLPSWRPIMEAYYYKALSAARRLSSLIALALNLDQDYFEKIGALNGPDAFLRLLRYPGELGHSMEETFGAKAHSDYGMITLLVSDGVPGLQVCREKFKEPQIWEDVLPIRGAFIVNIGDMMERWTNGMFRSTLHRVMPTGHERYSVAFFFGPNPDCIVQCLESCCSESCPERFPPIRSGDYLKEKFKLLYGS, translated from the exons ATGGCGCTAGGAGCTGCGAAACTTCCAATCATAGACCTATCCTCATCCTGCTTCTCTACAGCGAATTTAATCCGTCAG GCATGTGTTGAGTATGGATTCTTTTACATTGTAAATCATGGAGTCGAGGAAGATTTGGTTGCTAGAGTGTTCGAACAAAGCAAGAAATTCTTCTCGCTACCTTTAGATGAGAAGATGAAATTGCTTCGCAAGGAACAAAGGGGTTACACACCTTTGTACGCTGAGAATCTCGATCCTTCTTCCAGTTCAAAAG GTGACTCAAAAGATAGCTTCACTATTGGTCCTCTAGACTCTGTAGAGAAAAGTAGCCTCAACCTGTGGCCTGCGGAAG AAGTTCTCCCCTCTTGGAGACCCATTATGGAGGCTTACTATTACAAAGCTCT GTCTGCTGCAAGACGATTGAGCTCTTTGATTGCTTTGGCTCTGAACTTAGATCAAGATTACTTTGAGAAAATAGGAGCCCTGAATGGACCTGATGCTTTTCTTCGCCTCTTACGTTATCCAG GTGAGCTGGGGCATTCCATGGAAGAAACATTTGGTGCTAAAGCACATTCAGACTATGGAATGATCACTCTTCTGGTGAGCGATGGCGTGCCAGGACTTCAG GTCTGTAGGGAAAAATTCAAAGAACCACAAATCTGGGAAGATGTGTTGCCTATAAGAGG GGCCTTCATAGTTAATATTGGGGACATGATGGAGAGGTGGACTAATGGCATGTTTAG GTCCACACTACACAGAGTAATGCCAACAGGACACGAACGATACTCT GTGGCATTCTTCTTCGGCCCTAATCCAGACTGCATTGTGCAATGCTTGGAAAGCTGTTGCAGTGAATCATGTCCTGAAAG ATTTCCTCCAATTCGAAGCGGGGACTACTTGAAAGAGAAATTTAAGCTTCTCTATGGATCATAG
- the LOC136210007 gene encoding E3 ubiquitin-protein ligase HOS1 produces the protein MEPSYINGPISLSIPGDRAGTPRSAVPPQQPNYSSRAVQEALEHLASVDLLELCSEAKVERCRATRDLRSCGRCVQNVLVSCGHASLCSECSQRCDLCPICRIPIPKNNNRLRLRLYSECIEAGLISKKCDERFQEKEDGDNQLTADVQRLYALFDVAMENNLVSLICHYVTDVCMDETAVSSDPVIAFLLDEVVVKDWCKRTFQNILLELQAIYNLEAEEMKSRLNVLVKLSVHLGGLSDVLEVLESSFKGNISAQLHDLQHLQESILKTKQHMEIMKWCIRHNFLGKVKSRYTNFASWRSVVRERKSAAIKRSWPDVVNQSVDSCMMIGSLFIEDALENLEIEQGFVQGTGEELDLASLQNDPGSFFKLEGVVGCYPFENLRAAVDVLFLRGGSDLIVAKQAILLYYFFDRHWTMPDETWRYIVDDFAATFGVTRHALLESLVFYLLDDSSEEALKDACHLLPEISGLSTHPKIAQVLLEREVPETALMVLRWSARDGSQNISLNEAVTAVRVRVECGLLTEAFMHQRTLCTKVREKKWKDGPHENASSELKGDCRIWEDWVEILVTELCCLCIKSKLVDRMIELPWNSEEEKYIHKCLLECAIHDPSTTIGSLLVVFYLQRYRYAEACQVDLKLQNMEKDFISNNPVSKEVLSRMRSASDWRSGLVAKSIELLPQVQQQQAKAGKLLPEVYHISGEQVEMPSKSDLPMPRQEKSSSLLIPPPGGASLLYQTDNMRPFKSSVLETPVQHGGSITKAHIESSNYGSSSILQERLFTNAGKGLKPQVSVYNNVKYDGIPTPGFPRVNPTIATSSRSIGKTTLEVHANNHLFHGQYDHDSQEMEQNGFTNQFTSPNIAANPLIGGSHASRLSSKRIHSYRSDEGSWNDTTEDDPMDIKLSGRETGFTVDKENTNGGPRWRSDESSDEEGGNNLERGAGVASHITPKRGVRRRRFARR, from the exons GAAGCTTTGGAACACTTGGCATCTGTTGATTTACTTGAATTGTGCAGTGAAGCAAAAGTTGAGCGTTGTCGTGCAACTAGAGATTTAAGAAGTTGTGGACGCTGTGTACAAAATGTGTTAGTCTCATGTGGACATGCTTCCTTGTGTTCAGAATGTAGTCAACGGTGTGATCTTTGCCCAATTTGCAGAATTCCCATCCCAAAGAATAACAATAGGCTCAGACTTCGTCTCTATTCTGAGTGTATAGAAGCTGGCCTTATTTCAAAAAAGTGTGATGAGAGGTTTCAGGAGAAAGAAGATGGAGACAATCAATTGACTGCTGATGTCCAGCGGCTTTATGCTTTATTTGATGTGGCTATGGAAAACAACTTGGTTTCTTTGATTTGCCACT ATGTTACCGATGTTTGTATGGATGAAACTGCTGTGTCTAGTGATCCTgtcattgccttcttgctggaTGAAGTCGTTGTGAAGGATTGGTGCAAGCGGACATTTCAAAACATTTTATTGGAACTTCAGGCGATCT ACAATCTTGAAGCAGAAGAAATGAAAAGTAGGTTGAATGTTCTTGTTAAGCTTTCAGTGCACCTGGGTGGATTGTCGGATGTGCTTGAAGTATTAGAATCATCATTTAAGGGTAATATTTCGGCACAGCTTCATGACTTGCAGCACCTTCAAGAAAGCATTTTAAAGACAAAACAG cATATGGAGATCATGAAATGGTGTATAAGACACAATTTTTTGGGCAAAGTGAAGTCTCGTTACACTAATTTTGCATCATGGCGATCTGTTGTTCGCGAAAGGAAGTCAGCTGCAATTAAACGCTCATGGCCAGATGTAGTAAATCAATCTGTTGACTCATGTATGATGATTGGTTCCTTGTTCATCGAAGATGCTTTAGAAAATCTTGAGATTGAACAAGGATTTGTACAGGGAACTGGAGAGGAATTAGATCTTGCTTCTTTGCAGAATGATCCTGGGTCATTTTTTAAGTTGGAGGGGGTGGTGGGATGCTATCCATTTGAAAATCTTCGAGCTGCTGTTGATGTACTCTTTCTACGTGGAGGTTCTGATTTGATTGTTGCAAAGCAAGCAATT TTACTTTATTACTTTTTTGATCGGCATTGGACAATGCCAGATGAAACTTGGAGGTACATTGTGGATGACTTTGCAGCTACATTTGGTGTAACCAGACATGCATTACTTGAATCTTTGGTCTTTTACCTTCTAGATGACTCTTCAGAGGAAGCTCTTAAG GACGCTTGTCATTTGCTTCCTGAAATCTCTGGCCTGTCCACTCATCCTAAGATTGCTCAAGTGCTTTTAGAAAGGGAAGTACCTGAAACGGCTCTCATGGTCTTGCGGTGGTCTGCGCGTGATGGATCGCAAAATATTTCACTTAATGAGGCTGTCACAGCTGTTCGGGTTAGAGTTGAGTGTGGACTTCTGACAGAAGCTTTTATGCATCAGAGGACACTCTGCACCAAAGTCAGGGAAAAGAAGTGGAAGGATGGACCACATGAGAATGCTTCTTCTGAACTAAAAGGTGACTGCAGGATTTGGGAGGATTGGGTGGAGATACTGGTGACCGAGCTTTGTTGTCTCTGCATTAAAAGCAAATTGGTGGACCGGATGATTGAGTTGCCTTGGAATTCAGAAGAGGAGAAGTATATACATAAATGTCTATTAGAATGTGCAATCCATGACCCTTCAACAACCATAGGCAGTCTTCTTGTTGTATTTTATCTTCAG CGTTACCGATATGCTGAGGCATGTCAGGTTGATCTCAAACTTCAAAACATGGAGAAGGATTTCATTTCAAACAACCCCGTCAGTAAAGAAGTTTTATCCAGAATGAGATCAGCTAGTGATTGGAGATCTGGACTAGTT GCTAAATCAATTGAGTTACTACCACAAGTCCAACAGCAACAAGCAAAGGCTGGAAAACTGTTGCCTGAGGTTTATCATATTTCTGGTGAACAAGTTGAAATGCCATCAAAATCTGATCTTCCCATGCCGCGACAGGAAAAATCAAGCAGTTTACTGATCCCCCCACCTGGTGGTGCTTCTCTTCTTTATCAGACAGATAATATGAGACCATTTAAGTCATCAGTTCTTGAAACTCCAGTACAACATGGTGGATCTATCACCAAAGCTCACATTGAATCCAGTAATTATGGGTCTTCATCAATTCTCCAGGAAAGGTTATTTACAAATGCTGGAAAAGGGCTGAAGCCACAAGTCAGTGTTTACAATAACGTTAAATATGATGGAATCCCAACGCCTGGTTTTCCTCGTGTGAATCCTACTATTGCTACATCATCAAGGAGTATTGGAAAAACCACATTGGAAGTACATGCTAACAACCACCTGTTTCATGGTCAATATGATCATGACTCGCAAGAAATGGAACAAAATGGATTCACGAATCAATTTACAAGCCCCAACATTGCAGCTAATCCATTAATAGGTGGTAGCCATGCTTCACGGTTGTCTAGTAAAAGGATTCATTCTTATAGGTCGGATGAAGGTTCATGGAATGATACTACTGAAGATGATCCGATGGACATTAAATTGAG tggtagagagacgGGTTTCACTGTTGATAAAGAAAATACGAATGGTGGACCGAGATGGAGATCTGATGAATCCAGCGACGAGGAAGGGGGGAATAATCTGGAGAGAGGTGCTGGTGTAGCTTCTCATATAACTCCAAAAAGAGGAGTTAGAAGAAGAAGGTTTGCTAGAAGATGA